A stretch of DNA from Phalacrocorax carbo chromosome 16, bPhaCar2.1, whole genome shotgun sequence:
GAATCCATACAATAATAGCCACATCTTCTCCAGTTACTGGGGAAGACACAGTTATTTGTAACATACATTCTAATGCTTCTTGTTGCACAGAAATAGGTTTTCAAAAAGAATCACAATATTGGCAGTTATTACGCAGTTCTGCGAAAAGCGTACTGAAATATTCATTCCTCTTTCAGTTTCACACGCAATTATTCAGTTTTActttcaattttaaaagcagtaaagTTATCACACACAAAACCTATGGAAAAATTAACGTGCATATAATTTAagccaatttttttcccctcttcttaaAGTAGTATAGAAAACTTTTCAGTTCCTGTTTATATCTGTGCGGTACATTCTGCCATCTGCCGAGCACAGTGAGAAATGCTCATATGGTCAACATTGAAATGGATAAAATCGTGCCCATCTACCCCTGtgctattttaaacacagaaaagaatgtAATCAAAATAGCAGGCAGATCTAAGGAAGGATTTAAACCAGAGGCAAGAAAGTTCATTACAGCATTGCCGTGTGTTGGGAAGGGAAAAGATACTTGTGAAATtttgcagagaaagagaagagaatcaGACTgtgacaaatggaaaaataatcagatgtaaatacagaaaatgaagtaaatttttttctgttgatttagCACTGGTACTTTGCCCTTTGGCGCTGTGTATTTGGTAAATATTTTGAGTAGGACATTCataccattttctttctgagaagaaTAGCATGTTCCTAATTGTTTAATGTTGTGGCaaaaatttgtgttttaaatgcaaacagagaaactttataaaacaaaaataaacaaactattTAAGTTCACAACAGTAAGAGTTTGACATAACCTAGCTTCTCGTTAGAGCTTCAAATGTCCCCCACTCCCCCTCACAGGCTGTGAGtcagcagggaaggaggatACTTAGATTAGAAACACCAAAGTGTGGAACAATGATTACACAAATGTTATTTCGGTTGCATTTCAGATGCTCCTGCAGTTCAAATCAGCTAAATTAGGAGAACTGCAGTGATTAGAACCTCAGCTGATATCTGTGGAGTTTTGACCTGATGACCCCAAATCATAGCACCAAAACAAGTTTTCATACCGCCCAAAAATATCATTTAAGTTTGACCCCCTTGTCACAGATAAGCACAGTGTAGAAGTTTATTTAACTTTTCCCACAGTGCAGGCATTGTGggccctgcctctgctgcttttaGTTATCTGTTAATTGAAAGACACTTATTGATGACATGAATCTGATCAAACAGGCCTCTAAAGCCTGAATTTCAGGACAGATCATCAACCAGTATAAAGTAGCAGAAAGCCGGTATCATCACTGGAGGCATATGACAATATCAGTGTTACTCCAACACTAATCATTTTGCCTTAAAAAGATTTTGTTATAACTCTGAGGACTCTGGTACATAGAAAAGTACACGCTCAAGTGATAAACGAAAGCTTCTTCGTGACAGTTCTATTATTTGATCTGATATCATATTCCAAACATCCTCACCCTCTAAAGATGCTGAGAAGATAATACTGTTTTTTCAAAACCATCGGTCCCAACAGGAGATGCTCTGCAGAAACAACTGGAGAGGAGACGTTTTCAGCAGAGATCGCTCTTTGAATTCCTGCATTATGTACGAACACAACATGTGATGATTGTTTCATCCTTTATTACATGCAGCACAAGGAaccttttatcttctgtttaCTAGGATAGGAATAAATACAAAGAGTTAATATGTAACCATCCTTTTGTggttgcctttatttttaagagaagaaacacTGGACCGAGGGTCATTTGGGCTTGTGGACTGGCGGCAATGTACTCCCTGGCACTGGTTGCGTGCGTAGTTGCTCTGAGCCACTGTGCTCTTGCAGCGAAAGGTAAGCGTCTTCCACTTTCTAACGGCCAATGCTATCCTGAAGTGTGAACGAGGAAAGCTGTAGAAAGCAAGAGGATTTAAAAACCTTCAGACAATTCTGGTCAACTGTTCTGAAGGGGAGTTTTCTCTGAAAtctatttcctctctttttcccttccgTTCCTTCCTCTGTCTCTTCCTATGGTGAGGTCAATTGCTGTATACAAAAGTATAACatggaggaaaacagaagaaatattgacAGAAGTTGTGGAAACCAGGCTGCCTGCATGCTGGGGGCATTGCGTGTGCCAGGAGTTAACCTcgctccttccctctgcccagctccctgcttATCTCGctttcccctctgctgcaggggctgcctggcacagcccctgccttgcttttgccCCTCTTTCCCCCACACCAAGGGCTCTGGGCACTCTTCCACGTACTGCCTCCCTCCGTTTGCTATGCCCTTCTACAGGACGAGCTCTGTGTTCCTCTGTCCTCACCCCACAATTCCAGCAGGAGCCTCTCGCCATGTCCTTTGCAGGAGCACAGTCTGCACCCCCCATTCCTCCCTGGCTGCTCCCCTCCTGTTCTCACTCTCCGGGTGACAAGTTGTTCACACTGTCAACACGTTAAAGCTGTTTTGGAATCAGAAATGTCTCATGTAACAGAGCGTTTGCcccacagaacagaaaatctggggaagccacagaaaaatattattttaaaaaaagaaaagctcatttCAGGCTGACCCCACCAAACTAATATGGATTAAAAATCAAATGCGTTCATTTGCCTCTAAGTCCTTCTCACCCTCATTTGTCCAAAATAATTTACCATAATTGACTCGCTTTGCAGAATACCTTCATAAATCCATTCTGAAGCTAAAGCaaattttagtaaaaaaaagtGACACAAAATCGAACTGGGGCCGCTGATAGAGCTGCcgaggagaagaggaagaacacctttttttctggctaATAGTTATAGCAGCCACCAGCTGCCTCAGGAAGTTACGTACCTATAGATTACGAAAGGACCGTTTAGCTCAGTGCAGGAACACACTATAGTTGATGATAATACAGAAACAGCTGAGCAATAAACCAAACTCCAACTTTTTGCCCAATTTCTTGTAAAGTGTCTCCTTTCCTCCAGTTTGTCCCAGGCCACCAGAAGTGCTGTTTGCCACAGTTGATGTAAACAAAAGTGTGTATGACGTGGGTGAGGAAATAGAGTATACCTGTAGGCCTGGGTTCGTCCCCAATAACGGCCAAAGGAAGTACACCTGCCTCCCGACTGGCAAGTGGCCTCTCAATACGCTGTTATGCCTACGTAAGTAAACAAAGTAAATCCTACCCCTAGATTTTACGCCATCTCGCTGACAAGCCATGCGTTGACCTGAAAGGATATTTTGTAGTCCCCGTGATTAATCTGATATATTTAAACTGAtacacttctgttttctgactgTTCTTTCCTTACTTGTCGGAAGACAGCTGGGtgtggggaagaagaggggcAAGTAACAGGGGAAGGATCTTCCCATACATGTCCCATGCTTTTCCCTAAGCCTCTGCTCCCAGGTGGTGATGGAGATTGGACCTGGACAAGACAAACCTTAATCTGACCCAGCCCAGCAGTGCTTATGCTCTAATGACACAAACTGCTTGATAAcacctgcatttattttatccctctttcttaatttttatcattttattgcatAGAAGTTATTTTCCTCAGACAATCaagtgttaaaaattatttaattataaaaacTTTGAAACGACTACATTTTGATAGAAATGGAGAATAGCTAGATTTATGAACGAATGACACCAGGACCCCTTTAAGATCAGCTCGTTTCCCTTATCCTAGCTTCATGTCTCCTGAAATAATACTAtcatttttttatgtttaattaGCAGCAAAGAGATGTCCCAGTCCTGGACCCTTGCAACATGGAAAAATTGATTTTATAGACCTCCACTATCAGAGTTCTATAAGTTTTTCATGTGAACCAGGGTAAGCATTCCCTTCCTCATGCTCTTAAATAAATAACCTAAACCACAATATTACTTTCTAGCATCACCTGCTGCAGTATTGCAAGCCAGGGACCTTAGAAAAGTGTACATAAAAGCCCACCTCCACTTCAGAAACTAAAAAACAATTGCATATCGTGATCCTCCTGTTCAGTCTTGGCTATAATGTCCCAGAGCTTTGCTACTCCAAAGCAATGTCTTACAGATATGAAAACCATCAGAATAGTGGAGATTTTATGTAAAGATTTATTCCAGACTGCTTTCCCCGGCTTTTTAAATCCTCTTATTACATCATGAGATGAAATCCTACAGCAGAGAGAAGATAATCTCCATCTAAGTTGGCATGCTGTTAGGCTCTGGAGACTGAAAAATTTGTTTCTATGCCTTTCTGAGCTCAGTAAATGCAAACATGAGGTTAATCCTAATTTGGTCCCTGGAGCAAACACTTTCACTCAAGGCTACTTGCCAGCTTTAGAAATGAGaatgcatttaaagaaaaagagttaCGGTAAAtgcaaggaaatattttatagtaATGTACAGTTCATTTTACTTGGGTAATTAATGAATAAACAGTACTTACCTGGCAAGGTCATAGGTGAGACGTAGCCTCGATCTCACTGAAGAGTGTCAACAGCCTCAGACACCTTCTTCTGCAAAATCAGAGCAAgataagaataaataaatttgacTATGACACCAAATGTAGCAATGGGACTTGATTTAATTTTGCTAATTATAATTTACTAGTTTTCAGCTGTGTGATATTGAAATGATAGATACACGATGAACAGTTCTTTAAAACTCAGAGTAAGTGCTAATAATATAAGTACAGAGGACGGGAGAAAAGCATTTAGAGTGCATATGGAAAGTAAATTGGGCTATctggcattaaaataaaataatgcaccTCAGTGACTTTAGTTCTAAAGAGTGCTGAGTTCTTTGCAATAGTTTGATCCTAATTGCACCAATTAGCTTGGAACTCCTCCCAGGAGCAATCACAGATCAATGCTCACTACTTACACATATCCACAGCATTAATCACTTGTAGAAATTAATACATAAGATAGAATATACAGTCGAAACGGCAAAATATCTTGTTGCATTAAGCCTTTTGTCTGGATACCTGCAGTACTCAAATACCGAAAACTTTTTGTATTTGAATCAAAATTTCCTTTGAGGTCAGTAAGTGCTAGAACTAGAGAAGGATTTCAGAACTGGACTCTTGAGTCTGTTTATGAGAAATGGTAATCTTTCTTGCAAAGAACAACTTGATTCTTCTCCGTGTTCATTAAGCTTTCTCATAGCCagctctttttgttttcagttacaaCCTTGTGGGGACAAGAACCAGCCAATGCATGGCAGATGGGAAGTGGAGTGGAACTCTTCCACAGTGTCAACGTATGTGTTTAATGACCAAAAACCTACTCTATCCTTGTTCTTATTACAGAATGGGTCCTTCATGTTGCTCAGAATTACATAGACTTTTATTTAGAGGCCTTCTGTAGTGCTCTGCTGAATACAGTTAGGAAAATCAAGAACCCTCTATATTTTGTTTTAGATGTATGGATTCTAGTTTTAGAGAAATAGAGTTTAAAGGTCTGTACAAAAGGCCAGGATCAGGGATGCTATTTACAGCTGAAGGTTAAGATGCTTATGCACTCAAATTCATTCTCCCTGTGTATAAAAAGAGGATATTGTCATGCCTTTGCAACTGTTATACGTGTTTTTCCTATAACCTGGCCTGCATAAGCACTTTACTGAAAAAGCAATATACTGCATAATATTGtctgaaaaatacagcagaaatcATGAAGTACATACTCTGCAGTTCCTGAGACTTTTATTCTGAACTATTTGTTTTGTTAGCCACGCTTCTGTAAGGGACAGCGTGGGTTAATTTGGTTATAAGCATGCTGCTCCTGTGATTCTAATAATAATTAGATCTTTAAGCTTTCATTTCTCTGAATGCTCCGCTTTTCTAGCGGTGACTTGTGCACCTCCCTCACTTCCCGAATTTGGAGTCCTTTCTTACCGTCGGTTAAAACCTGGAAACATTTCTAATTTCCTGGACACAATTACTTTTGAATGTGTGCCTCCTCTCGCACTTATTGGGAACGAGACGGCTACCTGCACGGCCAACGGGAACTGGAGCAGCATTCCAGAGTGCAAGGGTAAGTAACTTACTTTTATCAACACCTAAAAATATTCCTTAGAATTGTATATGTGAAACTACACGAACAAccttaataatatttttttttaacaattgcTATTGCAAACATGCAGTATAATTATTCTGAAAGTTAGACTCGTGAATGCAAGCTGATGGCTAACAACATCGCATGCGACGTGGGATTGacaaaatatttgctgcagGTGTGAAGGTTATATAAACAAAACCTGCTAAACGTAGTTCACAGTGGGGAATCAGAGCCTGGCCTCCAGAGCACAGTGGACATTTTATTCTACCAAGTGCTAGGATTAATGTAAGAAATAGAAACCCTCATGCATAGTCTTAAGCACTTCACTGGTTTCAGAGAAATTTTGCCACATTTAAGTAGTTTTTGGATATAAACACAGATTGCAATAGATATGGATTAAAACAAGTAATAGttatttattgtgttttttttaaaactatcttTCCTCTAGCTGTGTCTTCCTGTGCAAGAGGCTGAAATGAACCACCATGAaagtttaatgtattttttgacATATATTTTGAAGTCTTTTGAACCACACATTGAAAAagccttggttttgtttttgtactGCAGTTGTCACATGCCCCACTCCAACAGGAATAGAAAATGGATTCATAGAGTTTGCTGTTCGTAGAACATATCACTATAACGAGAGCGTCAGCTTTGGCTGCCAGTCCAGCTACGTGCTGGACGGACCTAAGCATTCCCGATGTGAGAAGACTGGAAACTGGTCCACAAAGCCATCCTGTAAAGGTATGCTACCTTTTAGAAACCATACGCTTTCTTTtagaaactgaattttcctaAAAGACCACTGTTCATGAGCTATTATACCTTTGTGCAAGAGCTGTCCTCAAAAGAATACCGAAACAGTGATTTCAAGGCCCTGATAATCTAAGATCACTCCCAGCACTGAACGTTGTATGACATGATGTATTTGAATTGACTTCAATAATCAGCCACAAACCTTTATTCATCTAAgtatttcctctcctcttcatATTTAATATAATTAGAAATTTTACTGAGGCTCGCTTTCACGGGAAACTTTTGATACTGTACTTAGGGGTCTGAATTTCTTCAGCATTGTAATACCAGCAGAAGTATTATGTATGTGTGGGACACATTGTTTTTCATTCCCACATGTCAACTGTACAGATTTCTGGTGGGATCTAATCACccacttttcaaaataaagtccTACTTATCCTTACGTGTTGCTCATAACTGGATGGTTTTCCAGGACCGTGCAAAATACCAGCTAAGAAAGCTGTAGTGCTGTACAACGGCGAGAAGAAAAGTGTTCAGAAAGACCTTAAGGAAGGCATTCAGCACGGTGAAACCGTATCCTTCTTCtgcaagaacaaagaaaaatcctgtGCCTATACTGTAGCTGTTCCATGTGTGGATGGCAACCTCACTCTCCCCGCCTGTTTCAAAGGTACATGCTAGGCTAATCATGAAACAGCTTCTGTTGGTGGAATAACAAGTACTTTAGTGTGGGGGCAACATCATAATTCACCTCTGAGCCCTATTTGACTGGCTAGTTCATCTGCCTTGCACTAAACTTATTGGgtatttagaaagaaatggCCTGAGAGGAGGAGAGAATGCACAGCGAGACTTTTCTTTTGGATATGTCAGAGCTCTGCTTTAATCCCTGTTCTGTTCTTAAAAGGTGTTATTTAGAGGTGGCCTAGCCCAAACAAAAGGTCATATGTGAAGTATTCCAGGATTTCATGAATCCTTGGATCCTTGATCCTTGGATCAATCCTTCTACAGGGGAAAAGAGCCTGAACACTTCTGCAGCCTTGAGAACCCGACGTATTCACCCCCATGCGGTGAATCGCTCCCACGTTATGCTGATAGGTAATGTGCTGGTTCTGACTTTGGACCAAAAGCCTTGAAAAGCAGCTGACAGCTGTAGTGAGGAGTTGATGCTGGAGGAACTTGTCCACAGGCACACAGGTTTTCAGAACAGACAGACTAAACACTGAAGTTTGTTAGCAAGGGGAaatgctttgcatttgttttatcAATATCCCTTCCAtagaatatttctttcttttcatttgtaagtgaaggaaaaaacacagcCTACGCATGATGAGAA
This window harbors:
- the APOH gene encoding beta-2-glycoprotein 1 isoform X1, with translation MYSLALVACVVALSHCALAAKVCPRPPEVLFATVDVNKSVYDVGEEIEYTCRPGFVPNNGQRKYTCLPTGKWPLNTLLCLPAKRCPSPGPLQHGKIDFIDLHYQSSISFSCEPGYNLVGTRTSQCMADGKWSGTLPQCQPVTCAPPSLPEFGVLSYRRLKPGNISNFLDTITFECVPPLALIGNETATCTANGNWSSIPECKVVTCPTPTGIENGFIEFAVRRTYHYNESVSFGCQSSYVLDGPKHSRCEKTGNWSTKPSCKGPCKIPAKKAVVLYNGEKKSVQKDLKEGIQHGETVSFFCKNKEKSCAYTVAVPCVDGNLTLPACFKERGFFSSLVKKDPSDMKPCEDQA
- the APOH gene encoding beta-2-glycoprotein 1 isoform X3 codes for the protein MYSLALVACVVALSHCALAAKAAKRCPSPGPLQHGKIDFIDLHYQSSISFSCEPGYNLVGTRTSQCMADGKWSGTLPQCQPVTCAPPSLPEFGVLSYRRLKPGNISNFLDTITFECVPPLALIGNETATCTANGNWSSIPECKVVTCPTPTGIENGFIEFAVRRTYHYNESVSFGCQSSYVLDGPKHSRCEKTGNWSTKPSCKGPCKIPAKKAVVLYNGEKKSVQKDLKEGIQHGETVSFFCKNKEKSCAYTVAVPCVDGNLTLPACFKERGFFSSLVKKDPSDMKPCEDQA
- the APOH gene encoding beta-2-glycoprotein 1 isoform X2, translating into MYSLALVACVVALSHCALAAKVCPRPPEVLFATVDVNKSVYDVGEEIEYTCRPGFVPNNGQRKYTCLPTGKWPLNTLLCLPKRCPSPGPLQHGKIDFIDLHYQSSISFSCEPGYNLVGTRTSQCMADGKWSGTLPQCQPVTCAPPSLPEFGVLSYRRLKPGNISNFLDTITFECVPPLALIGNETATCTANGNWSSIPECKVVTCPTPTGIENGFIEFAVRRTYHYNESVSFGCQSSYVLDGPKHSRCEKTGNWSTKPSCKGPCKIPAKKAVVLYNGEKKSVQKDLKEGIQHGETVSFFCKNKEKSCAYTVAVPCVDGNLTLPACFKERGFFSSLVKKDPSDMKPCEDQA